In Excalfactoria chinensis isolate bCotChi1 chromosome 5, bCotChi1.hap2, whole genome shotgun sequence, a single genomic region encodes these proteins:
- the RBM25 gene encoding RNA-binding protein 25 isoform X1 has protein sequence MSFPPHLNRPPMGIPTLPPGIPPPQFPGFPPPVPPGTPMIPVPMGIMAPAPTVLVPTTVSMVGKHLGVRKDHPGLKNKENDENSGPTTTVFVGNISEKASDMLIRQLLAKCGLVLSWKRVQGASGKLQAFGFCEYKEPESTLRALRLLHDLQIGEKKLLVKVDAKTKAQLDEWKAKKKASNGNSRPETTNDDDEALDEETKRRDQIIKGAIDVLIREYSSELNAPSQESDSHPRKKKKEKKEDIFRRFPVAPLIPYPLITKEDINAIEMEEDKRDLISREISKFRDTHKKLEEEKGKKEKERQEIEKERRERERERERERERREREREREREREREKEKERERERERDRDRDRTKDRDRDRDRDRDRDRDRERSSDRNKDRSRSREKSRDREREREREREREREREREREREREREREKDKKRDREEDEEDAYERRKLERKLREKEAAYQERLKNWEIRERKKSREYEKEAEREEERRREMAKEAKRLKEFLEDYDDDRDDPKYYRGSALQKRLRDREKEMEADERDRKREKEELEEIRQRLLAEGHPDPDAELQRMEQEAERRRQPQIKQEPESEEEEEEKAEKEEKREEPEEEEEEPEQKPCLKPTLRPISSAPSVSSASGNATPNTPGDESPCGIIIPHENSPDQQQPEEHRPKIGLSLKLGACNSPNQPNAVKRKKLAVDSVFNKFDDEDSDDVPRKRKLVPLDYGDEDKSNIKGSVNTEEKRKHIKSLIEKIPTAKPELFAYPLDWSIVDSTLMERRIRPWINKKIIEYIGEEEATLVDFVCSKVMAHSSPQSILDDVAMVLDEEAEVFIVKMWRLLIYETEAKKIGLVK, from the exons ATGTCTTTCCCACCTCATTTGAATCGCCCTCCAATGGGAATCCCAACTCTCCCCCCTGGGATTCCACCTCCACAGTTTCCTGGTTTTCCTCCACCTGTGCCTCCTG GGACCCCTATGATTCCTGTGCCAATGGGCATTATGGCTCCTGCTCCAACT GTATTAGTTCCTACCACAGTGTCTATGGTTGGAAAACACTTAGGAGTGAGGAAAGATCACCCTGGcttaaagaacaaagaaaatgatgaaaatagcGGTCCCACTACCACTGTTTTTGTAGGCAACATTTCTGAGAAGGCCTCGGACATGCTCATACGGCAGCTTCTAGCA AAATGTGGCTTggttttgagttggaagagagtGCAAGGGGCATCTGGAAAACTTCAAG CCTTTGGATTTTGTGAATACAAAGAACCAGAATCCACACTACGGGCACTGAGACTACTCCATGACCTCCAGATAGGAGAGAAGAAGCTACTAGTAAAAGTTGATGCAAAGACAAAGGCTCAGCTAGATgaatggaaagcaaagaaaaaggccTCTAATGGG AATTCCAGACCAGAGACTacaaatgatgatgatgaagcactggatgaggaaacaaagagaagagatCAGATAATTAAAGGGGCCATTGATGTCTTAATACGAGAATATTCCAGCGAGCTCAATGCCCCCTCCCAGGAATCTGACTCTCACcccaggaagaagaaaaaggaaaagaaggaggac ATTTTCCGCAGATTTCCAGTGGCCCCACTGATACCTTATCCACTCATCACCAAG GAGGATATAAATGCTATAGAAATGGAGGAAGACAAAAGAGACCTGATATCAAGAGAGATCAGTAAATTCAGAGACACACACAAG AaactggaggaggaaaaaggcaaaaaggagaaagaaagacaggaaattGAAAAAGAAcgcagagaaagagaaagggaacgGGAGCGTGAACGAGAAAGGAGGGAGCgtgaaagagaaagggaacGGGAGCGTGAAcgagagaaggaaaaggaacgGGAGCGTGAACGGGAACGAGATAGGGATCGTGACCGAACTAAAGACCGGGACAGAGACCGAGATCGAGACAGAGATCGGGACAGAGATCGTGAAAGAAGTTCAGATCGCAACAAGGATCGGAGCAGATCAAG agaaaaaagcagAGACAGGGAAAGAGAACGGGAAAGAGAGCGAGAGCGTGAAAGGGAACGGGAAAGGGAACGGGAACGAGAACGGGAACGAGAAcgagaaaaggataaaaagagaGACcgagaggaagatgaagaagatgCCTATGAACGCCGAAAGTTAGAGAGGAAACTGCGGGAAAAGGAAGCTGCATATCAAGAG cGTCTTAAAAACTGGGAAatcagagagaggaagaaaagtcgAGAATATGAAAAAGAggctgaaagagaagaagaaagaaggagggaaatg GCAAAAGAAGCTAAGCGGTTAAAAGAATTCTTAGAAGATTACGATGATGACAGAGATGATCCAAAATACTAcag GGGTAGTGCTCTTCAGAAGAGACTCCGAGATCgagagaaagagatggaagCAGATGAGCGGGAtaggaagagagagaaggaagaattaGAAGAAATCAGGCAGCGCCTTCTGGCAGAAGGACACCCAGATCCAGATGCGGAACTCCAGAGG ATGGAGCAGGAGGCTGAGCGCCGTAGGCAGCCACAAATCAAACAGGAGCCGGAgtctgaggaagaagaggaggaaaaagcagaaaaagaagaaaaaagagaagaaccagaggaagaagaggaagagcctGAGCAAAAGCCCTGCCTTAAACCAACATTACGACCAATTAGTTCTGCCCCGTCTGTTTCTTCTGCTAGTGGAAATGCAACCCCTAACACACCTGGTGATGAATCTCCCTGTGGCATTATTATCCCCCATGAAAATTCACCTGATCAGCAACAGCCAGAGGAACATCGGCCCAAAATAGGACTTAGCCTCAAACTAG GTGCCTGTAATAGTCCTAATCAGCCCAATGCTGTAAAAAGGAAGAAGCTTGCTGTGGATAGTGTTTTCAATAAATTCGATGATGAAGACAGTGATGATGTGCCCCGGAAAAGGAAACTTGTCCCCCTGGATTATGGAGATGAAGATAAAAGCAACATCAAAGGCAGTGTTAATACAGAGGAAAAACGCAAACATATTAAGAGTCTCATTGAGAAGATTCCCACAGCAAAACCAGAGCTCTTTGCATATCCTCTTGACTGGTCAATTGTGGATTCG acactAATGGAACGTCGGATCAGACCGTGGatcaacaagaaaataatagaatataTTGGTGAAGAAGAAGCTACGCTAGTTGACTTTGTTTGTTCTAAG GTTATGGCTCACAGTTCACCACAGAGCATACTGGATGACGTTGCCATG GTACTAGATGAAGAAGCTGAAGTTTTCATAGTCAAAATGTGGAGGTTGTTGATATACGAGACAGAAGCCAAGAAGATTGGTCTAGTGAAATAA
- the RBM25 gene encoding RNA-binding protein 25 isoform X2, with translation MSFPPHLNRPPMGIPTLPPGIPPPQFPGFPPPVPPGTPMIPVPMGIMAPAPTVLVPTTVSMVGKHLGVRKDHPGLKNKENDENSGPTTTVFVGNISEKASDMLIRQLLAKCGLVLSWKRVQGASGKLQAFGFCEYKEPESTLRALRLLHDLQIGEKKLLVKVDAKTKAQLDEWKAKKKASNGNSRPETTNDDDEALDEETKRRDQIIKGAIDVLIREYSSELNAPSQESDSHPRKKKKEKKEDEDINAIEMEEDKRDLISREISKFRDTHKKLEEEKGKKEKERQEIEKERRERERERERERERREREREREREREREKEKERERERERDRDRDRTKDRDRDRDRDRDRDRDRERSSDRNKDRSRSREKSRDREREREREREREREREREREREREREREKDKKRDREEDEEDAYERRKLERKLREKEAAYQERLKNWEIRERKKSREYEKEAEREEERRREMAKEAKRLKEFLEDYDDDRDDPKYYRGSALQKRLRDREKEMEADERDRKREKEELEEIRQRLLAEGHPDPDAELQRMEQEAERRRQPQIKQEPESEEEEEEKAEKEEKREEPEEEEEEPEQKPCLKPTLRPISSAPSVSSASGNATPNTPGDESPCGIIIPHENSPDQQQPEEHRPKIGLSLKLGACNSPNQPNAVKRKKLAVDSVFNKFDDEDSDDVPRKRKLVPLDYGDEDKSNIKGSVNTEEKRKHIKSLIEKIPTAKPELFAYPLDWSIVDSTLMERRIRPWINKKIIEYIGEEEATLVDFVCSKVMAHSSPQSILDDVAMVLDEEAEVFIVKMWRLLIYETEAKKIGLVK, from the exons ATGTCTTTCCCACCTCATTTGAATCGCCCTCCAATGGGAATCCCAACTCTCCCCCCTGGGATTCCACCTCCACAGTTTCCTGGTTTTCCTCCACCTGTGCCTCCTG GGACCCCTATGATTCCTGTGCCAATGGGCATTATGGCTCCTGCTCCAACT GTATTAGTTCCTACCACAGTGTCTATGGTTGGAAAACACTTAGGAGTGAGGAAAGATCACCCTGGcttaaagaacaaagaaaatgatgaaaatagcGGTCCCACTACCACTGTTTTTGTAGGCAACATTTCTGAGAAGGCCTCGGACATGCTCATACGGCAGCTTCTAGCA AAATGTGGCTTggttttgagttggaagagagtGCAAGGGGCATCTGGAAAACTTCAAG CCTTTGGATTTTGTGAATACAAAGAACCAGAATCCACACTACGGGCACTGAGACTACTCCATGACCTCCAGATAGGAGAGAAGAAGCTACTAGTAAAAGTTGATGCAAAGACAAAGGCTCAGCTAGATgaatggaaagcaaagaaaaaggccTCTAATGGG AATTCCAGACCAGAGACTacaaatgatgatgatgaagcactggatgaggaaacaaagagaagagatCAGATAATTAAAGGGGCCATTGATGTCTTAATACGAGAATATTCCAGCGAGCTCAATGCCCCCTCCCAGGAATCTGACTCTCACcccaggaagaagaaaaaggaaaagaaggaggac GAGGATATAAATGCTATAGAAATGGAGGAAGACAAAAGAGACCTGATATCAAGAGAGATCAGTAAATTCAGAGACACACACAAG AaactggaggaggaaaaaggcaaaaaggagaaagaaagacaggaaattGAAAAAGAAcgcagagaaagagaaagggaacgGGAGCGTGAACGAGAAAGGAGGGAGCgtgaaagagaaagggaacGGGAGCGTGAAcgagagaaggaaaaggaacgGGAGCGTGAACGGGAACGAGATAGGGATCGTGACCGAACTAAAGACCGGGACAGAGACCGAGATCGAGACAGAGATCGGGACAGAGATCGTGAAAGAAGTTCAGATCGCAACAAGGATCGGAGCAGATCAAG agaaaaaagcagAGACAGGGAAAGAGAACGGGAAAGAGAGCGAGAGCGTGAAAGGGAACGGGAAAGGGAACGGGAACGAGAACGGGAACGAGAAcgagaaaaggataaaaagagaGACcgagaggaagatgaagaagatgCCTATGAACGCCGAAAGTTAGAGAGGAAACTGCGGGAAAAGGAAGCTGCATATCAAGAG cGTCTTAAAAACTGGGAAatcagagagaggaagaaaagtcgAGAATATGAAAAAGAggctgaaagagaagaagaaagaaggagggaaatg GCAAAAGAAGCTAAGCGGTTAAAAGAATTCTTAGAAGATTACGATGATGACAGAGATGATCCAAAATACTAcag GGGTAGTGCTCTTCAGAAGAGACTCCGAGATCgagagaaagagatggaagCAGATGAGCGGGAtaggaagagagagaaggaagaattaGAAGAAATCAGGCAGCGCCTTCTGGCAGAAGGACACCCAGATCCAGATGCGGAACTCCAGAGG ATGGAGCAGGAGGCTGAGCGCCGTAGGCAGCCACAAATCAAACAGGAGCCGGAgtctgaggaagaagaggaggaaaaagcagaaaaagaagaaaaaagagaagaaccagaggaagaagaggaagagcctGAGCAAAAGCCCTGCCTTAAACCAACATTACGACCAATTAGTTCTGCCCCGTCTGTTTCTTCTGCTAGTGGAAATGCAACCCCTAACACACCTGGTGATGAATCTCCCTGTGGCATTATTATCCCCCATGAAAATTCACCTGATCAGCAACAGCCAGAGGAACATCGGCCCAAAATAGGACTTAGCCTCAAACTAG GTGCCTGTAATAGTCCTAATCAGCCCAATGCTGTAAAAAGGAAGAAGCTTGCTGTGGATAGTGTTTTCAATAAATTCGATGATGAAGACAGTGATGATGTGCCCCGGAAAAGGAAACTTGTCCCCCTGGATTATGGAGATGAAGATAAAAGCAACATCAAAGGCAGTGTTAATACAGAGGAAAAACGCAAACATATTAAGAGTCTCATTGAGAAGATTCCCACAGCAAAACCAGAGCTCTTTGCATATCCTCTTGACTGGTCAATTGTGGATTCG acactAATGGAACGTCGGATCAGACCGTGGatcaacaagaaaataatagaatataTTGGTGAAGAAGAAGCTACGCTAGTTGACTTTGTTTGTTCTAAG GTTATGGCTCACAGTTCACCACAGAGCATACTGGATGACGTTGCCATG GTACTAGATGAAGAAGCTGAAGTTTTCATAGTCAAAATGTGGAGGTTGTTGATATACGAGACAGAAGCCAAGAAGATTGGTCTAGTGAAATAA